Genomic DNA from Planktomarina temperata RCA23:
TATTCTGCCTCTGCGCGGTCATCTACGATGAAACCATCCGCATTTGGCATTTCGAAATCCATGAAATTCTCATCGGATAATACATAGTCATCCTCGATCAAGTCATTGGAATAAAGAATATAAGCCACGATTGCATAGACTTCGTCATCGCTCAATGTGCCGGCGTTGCCGTAGGGCATGGAGCGTCTAATGTAATCATAGGCAGTGGTCAAATGCGGCCAGTAAGATCCTACGGTTTTCAACGGATCCTCATGATCCAGCGTATCAGCGCCCCCCGCCAATTTTGGCCAATTGTCGATGCCTTCGGCGAAATCCCCATGACAGGCCGCACATTTCTCAGCGAAAATCTCTTCGCCATCTAGCGCGTCTCCCGACCCGACAGGCAGACCATCTCCCTTAGCATTGATGTCCCAATCCCAAGCGGCAATTTCAGCGGGCAAAGCGGCCCGGCCCAGGCCAAGTTTTTCGGCCATAACAGGAGCGGCCAGGCAGGAGGCGGTCAAAGCGATGGTTAAGGATTTAAGATACTTCGACATTTTCTGCCTCCCCGTTTTCACGCACCCACCAAGTTTGAATGCAATTATTGTGATAGATTGAGTTGAGACCGCGCACCTCGCGGAGCTGTGCTTTGGTCGGCTGCACATAGCCCGTCTCATCCATGGCCCGCGATTGCAGAAGCATTTCAGAGCCATCCCAATCCACATCCAGATAAAAGCGGGTGAGCGCCATTTTCTCGCCAGGCTTGGCCAAGCGGGCGGTTTCCCAGGTCTTGCCCCCGTCTCTGGACACATCCACGCGGGTGATGGCACCATTTCCAGACCAAGCCAGCCCGGTGATCACCAAAGGCCCTTTGCCATGGGTGATGGGGGCTTGTGGGCTTGGAGAGGTCACAACAGATTTCGCATCCATGGCCCATGTCCATTTCCGGCTGGTGCCGTCCTCAAGCGTGTCGGTATATTTTGACGTTTCCTCGCGGGATTCTACCGGCTCATTGGTCACCTCAATACGGCGGATCCATTTGACCCACATATTG
This window encodes:
- a CDS encoding c-type cytochrome; the protein is MSKYLKSLTIALTASCLAAPVMAEKLGLGRAALPAEIAAWDWDINAKGDGLPVGSGDALDGEEIFAEKCAACHGDFAEGIDNWPKLAGGADTLDHEDPLKTVGSYWPHLTTAYDYIRRSMPYGNAGTLSDDEVYAIVAYILYSNDLIEDDYVLSDENFMDFEMPNADGFIVDDRAEAEYAIWSGEPCMTDCKDSVEITMRALVLDVTPELDTNAGATEASASAAPEAAPEPEAPAIDMELAAAGEKVFKKCKSCHQVGEKAKNRSGPVLNSVVGAAAGSVEGFKYSNALRDAAQDGLIWSEAELTAFLAKPKAYLKGTKMSFAGLRKAADQAAVIEYLKTFE